In Bos indicus isolate NIAB-ARS_2022 breed Sahiwal x Tharparkar chromosome 25, NIAB-ARS_B.indTharparkar_mat_pri_1.0, whole genome shotgun sequence, the DNA window TTTGGGGGCGGGACGCCACCCTATCAGGGTGGGGCTTTGGGACAGACACCCAGAACCAGCCTCCAGGGTGGGACCAGGAATCCCCTTGGTAAGCAGCTCACAGCAGCCAGCTTTCCTGCATCTGCACACTGGGCTGTGTGTGTCCCTCAGAGGTCATGGCCCTGTCGGTTCCCCGTCGCTCTCTGCCTCTGGGCTCCACCCTCTCACCGGGCACAGCTCAGTAGGAGCCGAGGTCTGAACCCACGTCTGCCTGACTGCTCAGCCTGGTGCCTTCAGAGGCTGGGCCTGTGTCAGAGGGGATTACGTCCTCTCTGTAAGCACAGATGTCTGACAAGTCCCTGGCAAGGGTGGTTTTGTCATCAGTTTTTTATGAATGAAAAATcagtatttataaaaatgaaatagtagACATACTGTGTAAGTTTCATGATCCTGCTGTCCAAGTATAACATGTTAATAATGTTAATTAGCTTGTATGAAATTTCCCCGTGTGTATTactgtgattatttttaaaaataaaaatgggctgTATATGctgcatgtgtgagtgtgagttactcagttgtgtccgactctctgtgaccccatggactgcagcccaccaggctcctctgtccatggaattctccaggcaataacaccggactgggttgccatttccttctcccatatgctgcatatatatatatacacacacacagcacatacagTATATGTATATGCTGTTTagtactcagatttcttcactTAAAACAGCCTGgaggggacttcgctggtggtccagtggctaagactctgcgctcccaatgtaggggccccaggttccacccctggtcagggaactgggtcccacacgccacaactagagatcccgtgtgctgcaattAAGGCCTGGAGTAgccaaatacatattaaaaaattgtattaaaaaatacagcATGGATATTTTTCCTTGTAAGCATCTGAAAAAGGACTTCATTATTCTTTGAGGCCAAACACGAGTCAGTGAGACATGGTATATGTGGGTGGGCACTGGTCATCTCTCTTGGCAGAGGCAGCCGTGGGAAGGCTCTGCATGGCTGTCTGGTCTGTGTGGGAAGCCCTGATGACGCCTGGCACGTGGTTGGGGATTGCAGGGCGGGGGTCATGGGGTAGCGGGTGGAGACTGCAAGCTGGGTGCCTGGGTCTAGTCCCTGGGTGCCTGGATGATTACTTAGCTGCCCTACACCCCGGTGTTTTTCTGGGTGAGACAGGATGACAGCACCCCCATGCTCCCACCAGGTGCTACAGGGGCTGACACAGGTCAGGTCTAAGGACAGTgtcgcccccgccccccacttccCCACAGCCGAGTCAGGCAGACCCCCTTCCTCTAAGGCCCCCCTGACTCTTACTGTGTGACCCAGTGACGGTGGTCGCTGTTTCCCTGAGGGCCCCTGCCTGCCAGCCCTGTCCCACCTCCGAGGGAgatgtttctgctgtacagtgaggACCTGGAGACAGTGGCCCAGCTCCCGTCTACCCTGATACTGGCTGGCGCCCACCGCCCTGTCCCTTCCATAGACAAAGACTGAAGGCTCTTAGAACCCCCAAACACACAGTAGGACTGCTGCTCTCAGACTTGTGAGGTCACCGCATAAGCTGCCCCCCTCATCCCCTGCTGACCTGGGCAGAGGGTGCAGGTGTCGCTCCAGCACACGGTGGTCTGGGTCTTCCTGGTTTGTCTCCAGGTCACCCCCAACCTTTTACTTTCCTGGTTTCTGTGCTCCCTGGAGTCCTGTATGGGGCCAGTGCAGTGACCCTGCAGGCCTCTCACAGACAGCAGCCTGGCCTGGGGCCCGGGGCTCACCCAGCTCCGTGGTGAACAGCTGGCACGTCTCCGGGTTGCGGATGGTGAAGGCAATGTAGGCATCAGGAGCCCGCTGGTCCTTCCGGCAGGTGGAGAGCTTCCGCAGGACCCCAACCAGGGAGAGGACCGTTTCAGGACAATACAGCACGTCTGTGATGGAAACCCAGGTTACTGGAAGGGCTCCCCCAGGATGAGGGCTTCCATGCTGACACTTGGAGGTGAAGGCCCAGAAAGCAGTGGTTTAATTAGGTTTGTGCTCTTGGATGGTAAGAAGACTACATTgggtaaaaacagaaaacattagcAGAACAAAAAGGCTGCTGAAAGACACTACAACACGTGAAATATATCCAGGACTTACTGGCATTCCTTCACAAGAAATCCAGTCTTTGCCCGTGGCCTGTTTAGAAGATGCTTCATGAGGCAAACCTGACTCTGCCCCAGACTTCTGGTTTCCTTCCTGTGGGGACAGGGCCCCTCCCGCCCGCCAGCTGGGCCCGCGGGGGTATACCGCTTAGACTGCGTGCTCTGCTGCCCCCAGCCTGAGTCTCAGGGCCATGGCCGGGCCAGAGGGCAGCACCAATGGCCAGACGGGCTGGGTGAGCTCTGCGGAGCAGGATGGGCCTGTTGGTGGCCAGGCCACACGCCACTTCTCTCATGGGCCCGTCCTTGCACCAGAAGTGGGTGGGCCCTGCTTGCGGGGCTCATTTCGTGGACTAGGACAGAGGCATACAGGCAGGGCCCTAGGCCTCAGAGACGCACAGGTGTGCACGGAGCAGATGGGGGGGCCCCCCGAACCCCTTCTGTGACCCGCGGCCCGGCCCAGGGCACACAGAGGAGTTGGGATCAGGTCGTTGTCCGTGGTCCTGGAAAGACGAGGCTGCCGCGGCCACTTCCACCCCATCTGAAGACAGGTGTAGGTGGGCCCTGGGGCTACTCtggctttctcttttttgttctgGAAGAGACTGAGAGGCCTCCCTCAGGCTGCTGGAGAGGGATGTGAAGTCTGGCCGCTGGGCTGTGGCCTGGCTAAGACTGGTCCCGCTGGTCTGGTGCCCTGGGGCCTGTTCTGCTCATCGCACGCCTTGCTGGGCAGAGCTGGTTCCTCCATAGGAGGGACCATTTGCGTGGGAGGACACGTGGCCTCTGTCTCAGACGGGGCGGCTGCGGCCTCAGGGCCCCCAGGAGGCACGCCCCGTGCTGTGCCGTCACCCTGGAGGCCCATGCAACCCAGGTCCCGCCATTCTTCCCGCCAGGCAGCGTCCACTGCTGTGTCCCTGCTGAAAGCCAGGCGGTACCTGCGGCAAGGACGACGTCCGGCTGGAAGGCCGCGAGCTGCGGCGCCGTCACCGTGTCCCAGTCCAGCCGGGCCACTGTCACCCAGGGGCGCTCTGCCTCGGGGGTATGCGGTCCTGGGTGCTGCGCCCAGGTGTCGATGCTTGGCTCCAACGAGAAGCCGTTGAGAAGGACGTTCCCTCGCAGCTGCTCCAGGACGTGGCTGTGACAGTCGCTGAAGATGTACGCTCTGGGCCGGCATGTCTTACAAATGGCCAGGCCTGTGAGGCCGGCTCCGCTGCCAAGCTCTAAGACCATTCTGGAAGGTGAGGAGAAGGCGTTGTGTCCACAAGTACCCGGCAGCAGACCCTCCTGGGGGCCTGGCCCTGCGCCCCCAGCTCACCTGTGAGCGAAGACCGCTGGGTTCTCCACGGCCCACTCGGCCAGGTAGAGCGCGGCGTTCCACGTGACCAGGCCTGTGGTCCCATGAGACACGATGGCCGTGCTCTCGCAGAGGGTGACCGAGTCACCTGAAGGCTGGGCGGAAACCAGGAGAGACAATTACTAATCCAGCAGCCAGGGCGGGCCTGGGGGGGCCTCGGGGGCCATGTAAGGAAGTAGGATTGGAGTCTAAATGTGATGGGAGCCACTGGCGGGTTCTGAGCAGGCGGGTGATACAACCCTTGTGTGCTCAGCGTGTCGGTGGACAGAAGAGGAAGTAGTGGGGCTTGAGGAGGACCCAAGCCAACAGGCATTTGCTGGAAAAGCCAAGGTGCCCACCTAGGAGGGAATCGGCCTGCTCTGGCAGTGGGGGCAGTGAGACTTCCGGGGCGAGGCCTGTAAGGCCACTAGAAACACTCAGGAATGTGtgataaatgacagaaaacagcaTTTCAGAAATAAAGGCTGTTCAAAGGAAcgtaaggataaaaataaaacataaaatcagaTAAACCCTTAAGTTTAatcgtttagtcatgtctgactctttgtgaccccatggatagtagcccgccaggctcctctgtccatgggattctccaggcaagggtactggagtgggctgctgttcctttctccaggagatccttccaacccagggatcaaacctgggtctcccgtattgtgggcagattctttactgtctgaaccaccagggaaacccttaagaGAGAACATGTAAAggagtgaaattttaaaaattgaaaagaaattaagagattTTCACGGGTTCAATCATTTCCTCCGCAAATTTGTAtggtgaagtcctaacccctggcacctcagaatatgacctttttttggagatggggcctttttTTTTTGGGCCACGctgtgtgacttgtgggatcttaagttcctTGACTGGGGACTGAactctgggcccttggcagtgaaagcacagaatcttaaccactctTT includes these proteins:
- the EEF2KMT gene encoding protein-lysine N-methyltransferase EEF2KMT, producing the protein MAQEERADAARLLRGFERRFLAARALRSFPWQSLEEKLRDSSGSELLLDILQKTVKHPLCVKHPPSVKYSRSFLSELIRKHEAVHTEPLDELYQALAEVLTAEDPTHCHRSYLLPSGDSVTLCESTAIVSHGTTGLVTWNAALYLAEWAVENPAVFAHRMVLELGSGAGLTGLAICKTCRPRAYIFSDCHSHVLEQLRGNVLLNGFSLEPSIDTWAQHPGPHTPEAERPWVTVARLDWDTVTAPQLAAFQPDVVLAADVLYCPETVLSLVGVLRKLSTCRKDQRAPDAYIAFTIRNPETCQLFTTELGQAGIPWEEVPCHDQKLFPYEEHSEMAILKLTL